A part of Planococcus sp. MB-3u-03 genomic DNA contains:
- a CDS encoding alpha/beta hydrolase has protein sequence MKKWTAAALVLAGILLAAGCSGDNNEDTAESETASKIDGFWQGAIEVPGQPIPFSIEFTEGEGSLSIPLQGIENYPLSTVKFDDPEVAFDTTIQGERLVFEGALNTEKITGNMTQQNQKFPFELERGEKEQAADPEKIIETEVEGGMMQALEEIPDTDGPHPAAILIAGSGPTDKDGNSLTLTGKNNSLKMLAEELKAKDIAVIRYDKRGVGDNAALAKNESELRFDDYAEDAAAWIRFAKEDERFTDIAVIGHSEGALVGLVAANQEGVDSYVSLTGVGRTADELLREQLSTLPAAQREEADAILGQLAQGETVDDVSPELQQIFRPSVQPYLQSWMAYDPIAQVEKLDAQTLFVGGTRDLQVPARDAELLHEAKSGSELLIVDGMNHVLKPVPDDQQANMAAYADPELPLADGLVDRIAEFLKN, from the coding sequence ATGAAAAAATGGACAGCCGCCGCATTGGTGCTTGCAGGAATCCTGCTCGCTGCCGGATGTTCCGGCGATAACAACGAAGATACCGCAGAAAGCGAAACGGCTTCGAAAATCGATGGATTTTGGCAAGGCGCGATTGAAGTTCCAGGACAGCCGATCCCGTTTTCGATTGAATTTACTGAAGGCGAAGGCAGCTTGAGTATTCCGCTGCAAGGCATCGAAAACTATCCTTTGTCGACGGTTAAGTTTGATGATCCGGAAGTGGCTTTTGACACTACCATACAAGGCGAACGTTTGGTGTTCGAAGGAGCACTGAATACAGAAAAAATCACCGGCAACATGACGCAGCAAAACCAGAAATTCCCGTTTGAACTCGAGCGGGGCGAGAAAGAACAAGCCGCCGATCCCGAGAAAATTATCGAAACGGAAGTCGAGGGCGGCATGATGCAGGCGCTGGAAGAAATTCCTGATACGGACGGGCCACACCCCGCAGCGATCCTTATTGCCGGTTCTGGACCGACCGATAAAGACGGCAATTCGCTGACGCTCACCGGCAAAAACAATAGCTTGAAGATGCTCGCTGAAGAATTGAAAGCCAAGGACATCGCCGTCATCCGCTACGACAAACGCGGTGTCGGCGATAATGCGGCACTCGCGAAAAATGAGTCCGAGCTGCGCTTTGACGATTATGCGGAAGATGCCGCTGCCTGGATCCGCTTCGCTAAAGAAGACGAGCGCTTTACAGATATCGCGGTCATCGGCCATAGCGAAGGCGCGCTCGTCGGTCTCGTCGCAGCCAATCAAGAAGGTGTCGATTCCTATGTATCACTGACCGGCGTCGGACGAACAGCCGATGAGCTGTTAAGAGAACAGCTCAGTACTTTGCCGGCTGCACAACGGGAGGAAGCGGATGCGATTCTTGGACAACTCGCACAAGGCGAAACGGTGGATGACGTGAGCCCGGAACTGCAGCAAATCTTCCGGCCATCCGTTCAGCCGTACCTGCAGTCATGGATGGCGTATGACCCGATCGCACAAGTCGAAAAACTCGACGCCCAGACATTGTTTGTCGGCGGCACACGTGATTTGCAAGTGCCGGCACGGGATGCGGAACTGCTGCACGAAGCGAAATCCGGTTCCGAACTATTGATTGTCGACGGCATGAACCACGTATTGAAACCCGTACCTGATGACCAGCAAGCCAATATGGCAGCTTATGCCGACCCCGAACTGCCGCTTGCAGACGGTCTGGTGGACAGAATTGCGGAGTTCTTGAAAAACTAA
- a CDS encoding LLM class flavin-dependent oxidoreductase translates to MEQYRINPNNGLEFGIYTLGDHLPDPHTGKRQSEGERVREIIRFAQLAEQAGVDFFSVGESHQEYFATQAHSVVLSAIAQATEKIKISSSSTIISTSDPVRVFEDFATIDLISEGRAEIIAGRASRVGLFDLLGYDIRYYEELYEEKFKLLLEINKQETVNWNGRFRTSLKDAQILPRPEHGSLPIWRAVGGHPSSAVKAGQAGVPMMLATLGGPAETFKMTIDAYRNAATEAGYDTGQLPVATAGFFNAAETTQQALAEYYPHVDKGMVKTNGRGYPQEAFQHGATKESVMNIGSPQQIIEKILYQHELYGHQRYIAQMDFGGVPMERLERNLELLSTEILPAVRKYTRKD, encoded by the coding sequence ATGGAACAATACCGCATCAATCCGAACAACGGCCTCGAGTTCGGCATCTATACACTCGGCGATCATCTGCCGGACCCACATACAGGAAAACGGCAATCGGAAGGGGAGCGGGTCCGCGAGATCATCCGTTTCGCGCAGCTCGCCGAACAGGCAGGGGTCGACTTTTTCAGTGTCGGCGAAAGCCATCAGGAATATTTCGCTACGCAAGCGCATTCGGTCGTCCTGTCGGCAATCGCGCAGGCAACTGAAAAAATCAAAATCTCAAGCTCTTCGACGATTATCTCCACCTCTGATCCGGTGCGCGTCTTCGAGGATTTCGCAACGATCGATTTGATCTCGGAAGGACGTGCGGAAATCATCGCTGGGCGGGCATCGCGTGTCGGGCTGTTCGATTTACTTGGTTACGATATCCGCTATTACGAGGAATTGTATGAAGAGAAATTCAAGCTATTGCTTGAAATCAACAAACAGGAGACCGTCAATTGGAACGGCCGTTTCCGCACATCTCTGAAAGATGCGCAAATTTTACCGCGTCCTGAACACGGTTCACTGCCGATTTGGCGTGCGGTCGGCGGACATCCGTCAAGCGCCGTTAAAGCGGGCCAGGCGGGTGTGCCGATGATGCTCGCGACGCTCGGTGGACCAGCGGAAACGTTCAAGATGACCATCGATGCCTACCGCAATGCCGCGACAGAAGCAGGATACGACACAGGGCAATTGCCGGTTGCGACGGCCGGATTCTTCAATGCCGCCGAAACGACTCAGCAGGCGCTTGCGGAATATTATCCACATGTGGATAAAGGCATGGTCAAAACCAACGGCCGGGGTTATCCACAGGAAGCATTCCAGCACGGTGCGACGAAAGAAAGCGTCATGAATATCGGCAGCCCCCAGCAGATTATCGAGAAAATCCTTTACCAGCACGAACTTTATGGCCATCAGCGCTATATTGCGCAAATGGATTTCGGCGGTGTGCCGATGGAGCGCCTTGAGCGCAATCTTGAGTTACTGTCGACTGAAATCTTGCCGGCAGTGCGCAAATACACGCGCAAAGATTAA
- a CDS encoding ABC transporter permease has protein sequence MNVSLKRIQAIFIKDYKEFSRNYAVSIMIVFPIVFALLYRTEAGDQAVIYAFILNFSLAMLTSFVQACLIAEEKERNTLRSLMMTPASMLDVLIGKSALVFLISAAVLAFTTYLFGYETSNVMLLAAALGISILLYTAIGTICGLYSKTLLEASLSVFPVLIIFTAGPFALAFEEQYPFLEVLRYLPSSQLSELLVAMEVGAAAGELARPLVIISVWAVVLTIISFILYKKRLMDQ, from the coding sequence ATGAACGTGTCATTGAAGCGCATCCAAGCCATTTTCATCAAAGATTACAAAGAGTTCTCAAGAAATTATGCGGTGTCGATCATGATCGTGTTCCCGATCGTCTTTGCGCTCCTGTACCGGACGGAAGCGGGTGATCAGGCAGTGATCTATGCGTTCATCCTGAACTTTTCTCTGGCGATGCTCACCAGTTTCGTGCAGGCGTGCTTGATCGCGGAGGAGAAAGAGCGCAATACGCTGCGTTCGCTCATGATGACCCCGGCCTCGATGCTCGATGTGCTGATCGGAAAAAGTGCGCTCGTCTTCCTTATTTCAGCGGCTGTCCTGGCGTTCACCACCTACTTATTCGGTTACGAGACCTCGAATGTGATGCTGCTGGCGGCGGCGCTCGGGATTTCCATCTTGCTTTATACAGCGATTGGGACGATTTGCGGCTTGTACTCAAAGACTTTGCTGGAAGCCTCGCTATCGGTTTTTCCGGTGCTGATCATCTTTACAGCCGGGCCGTTTGCGTTGGCCTTTGAAGAACAGTATCCGTTTTTGGAAGTGCTGCGCTATTTACCGAGCAGCCAATTGAGTGAGTTGCTCGTGGCGATGGAAGTTGGAGCGGCTGCTGGGGAACTCGCCAGACCGCTTGTCATCATCTCGGTATGGGCAGTGGTGTTGACCATTATTTCGTTTATCCTTTATAAAAAGCGCTTGATGGACCAATAA